In Aptenodytes patagonicus chromosome 6, bAptPat1.pri.cur, whole genome shotgun sequence, one genomic interval encodes:
- the PID1 gene encoding PTB-containing, cubilin and LRP1-interacting protein isoform X3 gives MKRQQVTYLGKVSTTGMQFLSGCTEKPVIELWKKHTLAREDIYPANALLEIRPFQVWLHHLDLKGEATVHMDTFQVARIAYCTADHNVSPNIFAWVYREINDDLSYQMDCHAVECESKLEAKKLAHAMMEAFKKTFHSMKSDGRIHRNSSSEEVSHEFESDDG, from the coding sequence GTTACATATTTGGGTAAGGTTTCCACAACAGGGATGCAATTTTTGTCAGGCTGCACAGAGAAACCAGTCATTGAATTATGGAAGAAGCACACGCTCGCCAGGGAGGATATTTACCCAGCTAACGCCCTTCTGGAAATTCGCCCTTTCCAAGTCTGGCTGCATCATCTGGACCTCAAAGGCGAGGCGACAGTCCACATGGATACCTTTCAGGTAGCACGTATAGCCTACTGCACTGCTGACCACAACGTCAGCCCAAATATCTTTGCTTGGGTCTATCGGGAGATCAACGATGACTTGTCCTACCAGATGGACTGCCATGCTGTAGAGTGTGAGAGCAAGCTGGAGGCCAAGAAGCTGGCCCATGCCATGATGGAGGCCTTTAAGAAGACTTTTCACAGCATGAAAAGCGATGGCCGGATCCACAGGAACAGCTCATCAGAGGAAGTGTCTCATGAATTTGAATCTGACGATGGCTGA